From the genome of Asterias amurensis chromosome 17, ASM3211899v1, one region includes:
- the LOC139949849 gene encoding uncharacterized protein — MRIELIGCRSGILEMANNQAFSIHHNTDVNQDETNFPSLNTEGGWWFNRCSGLPGVDNNLNAEYIQPGDTIGPFKRVIRASEWNGSRIAKTEIKIRRQSPPRG; from the coding sequence gtggTATTCTTGAGATGGCCAACAATCAAGCCTTCAGCATTCACCATAACACAGACGTTAACCAAGATGAAACAAACTTCCCAAGTCTGAATACTGAAGGAGGTTGGTGGTTTAATAGATGCTCTGGTTTACCTGGTGTAGACAATAACCTTAATGCTGAATATATCCAACCTGGTGATACTATTGGTCCATTCAAACGAGTCATTAGAGCTAGTGAATGGAATGGTTCTCGTATTGCAAAGACTGAAATCAAAATACGCCGCCAATCTCCACCTCGTGGCTAA